One genomic segment of Microbacterium sp. ProA8 includes these proteins:
- a CDS encoding glycosyltransferase family 4 protein — translation MTADPLQILHVVRTRSFAGVEQFVRRLAIAQAGAGHRVAVIGGDPARMEPALQAANVGFAASGSGIRDTLLIRRAARLADVVATHMTAADAAAAPALLGLDAALVATRHFTRPRGSRAPRSVYPAIERRIDAEIAISRAVARSIGIPSTVVYSGVADADAPEPARRSRTVLMAQRLQPEKRTRIGLAAFAASGLAEAGWRLQIAGAGPELPLLEADATSFGIADAVDLLGFRDDIAQLYARAGLFIAPCPVEGLGLSLLEAMATGLPTLAADAGGHSEILGGLDPRALFRADDVDDAARSLRALADDDPGRVALGAAGRERQRAQFSIASQLEATEAAYRRAIEARRLRRTGANVADEADGAVDASTPPSARGES, via the coding sequence ATGACCGCCGATCCGCTCCAGATCCTCCACGTCGTGCGCACACGCAGCTTCGCGGGCGTCGAGCAGTTCGTGCGGCGCCTCGCGATCGCCCAGGCGGGCGCCGGCCACCGGGTCGCCGTGATCGGGGGCGACCCTGCGCGGATGGAGCCCGCGCTGCAGGCGGCGAACGTCGGCTTCGCAGCGTCGGGGAGCGGCATCAGGGACACCCTCCTCATTCGGCGTGCCGCGCGTCTGGCGGACGTGGTCGCGACGCATATGACCGCCGCGGATGCCGCCGCCGCGCCGGCACTCCTCGGCCTCGACGCCGCACTCGTGGCGACACGGCACTTCACCCGCCCCCGCGGGAGCAGGGCGCCGCGGTCGGTGTATCCGGCGATCGAGCGCAGGATCGACGCCGAGATCGCGATCAGCCGCGCCGTGGCACGTTCGATCGGCATCCCGTCCACCGTCGTGTATTCGGGTGTCGCCGACGCCGACGCGCCAGAGCCCGCGAGGCGGTCGCGGACGGTCCTGATGGCGCAGCGGCTTCAGCCGGAGAAACGCACCCGTATCGGGCTCGCTGCCTTCGCCGCATCCGGCTTGGCCGAAGCTGGCTGGCGGCTGCAGATCGCCGGCGCCGGCCCCGAGCTGCCGCTGCTCGAAGCGGATGCGACCTCCTTCGGCATCGCCGATGCGGTCGACCTGTTGGGGTTCCGCGACGACATCGCTCAGTTGTATGCCCGGGCAGGTCTCTTCATTGCGCCATGTCCGGTGGAGGGCCTCGGCCTTTCGCTGCTGGAGGCGATGGCGACAGGGCTCCCCACCCTCGCGGCCGATGCCGGCGGCCATTCCGAGATCCTCGGCGGGCTCGATCCGCGCGCCTTGTTCCGCGCCGACGACGTCGACGACGCTGCGCGGTCCCTGCGGGCGCTCGCCGACGACGACCCCGGGCGCGTCGCCCTCGGAGCCGCGGGTCGCGAGCGCCAGCGGGCGCAGTTCTCGATCGCCTCGCAGCTCGAAGCGACGGAGGCGGCGTACCGGCGGGCGATCGAAGCCCGGCGTCTCCGACGCACCGGTGCCAACGTCGCGGACGAGGCCGATGGCGCCGTCGACGCCTCGACGCCGCCATCGGCTCGGGGCGAGTCATGA
- a CDS encoding glycosyltransferase family 4 protein, with product MVHIVQIVPFVGPGTGVAGVAWNLERQFVALGHTVERFGYRDIRGARRRRTPRSRLGRRIARAQRVLTFSLRGTRAARDFLASRPDAVSLCHSEALAGDVFVSHGVETIAVRTRARGVGSLLVNPVRFFTYFRERTRFRSNVHRAIVVLSDAEAAALRRVYGPVEPRVVTIPNGVDLERFHPPTPGERRAARAAFQLDEDDRVAILVGHDLTRKGVAVAIAALVRAESFLLLVVGGDAESVDEARSRAERLGVAPRVLFAGTRSDIPVMMAASDVFLLPSAYEANALVILEALAAGLPVVATAVGFAPEIIENGRNGFLVEPDPAEIALRLQELVEADANTLAVNARASAVDHGWRSTAEKYAALLTDIHDERIRHPR from the coding sequence GTGGTTCACATCGTCCAGATCGTGCCCTTCGTCGGGCCGGGGACCGGAGTGGCCGGGGTGGCATGGAACCTCGAGCGCCAGTTCGTGGCGCTCGGTCACACCGTGGAGCGTTTCGGCTATCGCGACATCCGAGGCGCGCGAAGGCGCCGCACCCCCCGGAGTCGGCTCGGCCGGCGCATCGCGCGAGCGCAGCGCGTGCTCACCTTCAGCCTCCGTGGCACGAGGGCGGCGAGGGACTTCCTGGCGAGCCGTCCCGACGCCGTTTCCCTCTGTCATAGCGAAGCGCTCGCCGGCGACGTCTTCGTGTCGCACGGAGTCGAGACGATCGCGGTGCGCACGCGGGCCCGGGGCGTGGGATCCTTGCTGGTCAATCCGGTGCGCTTCTTCACGTACTTTCGGGAGCGAACGAGATTCCGCTCGAATGTGCACCGGGCGATCGTCGTCCTCTCCGACGCCGAAGCTGCCGCCCTCCGTCGCGTCTACGGGCCGGTGGAACCCCGAGTCGTCACCATCCCCAACGGCGTCGATCTGGAGAGGTTCCACCCGCCTACACCAGGCGAACGACGCGCAGCCAGGGCGGCGTTCCAGCTGGACGAGGATGATCGTGTCGCCATCCTCGTCGGTCACGACCTCACGCGAAAGGGAGTCGCGGTGGCGATCGCGGCGCTGGTGCGTGCGGAATCCTTCTTGCTTCTCGTCGTGGGGGGAGATGCCGAATCGGTTGACGAAGCGCGGAGTCGCGCAGAGCGACTGGGCGTCGCTCCTCGCGTCTTGTTCGCGGGCACTCGGTCTGACATCCCGGTCATGATGGCCGCATCCGACGTCTTTCTCCTTCCGAGCGCCTACGAGGCCAACGCCCTCGTCATCCTCGAGGCGCTTGCGGCGGGGCTGCCTGTCGTCGCGACGGCTGTCGGATTCGCACCCGAGATCATCGAGAACGGCCGGAACGGCTTCCTCGTCGAACCCGACCCGGCCGAAATCGCCCTGCGGCTGCAGGAACTCGTCGAGGCAGATGCGAACACGCTGGCCGTGAACGCCCGCGCCAGCGCCGTCGATCACGGCTGGCGCTCGACGGCAGAGAAGTACGCGGCGCTGCTGACCGACATCCACGACGAGCGCATACGGCATCCGCGATGA
- a CDS encoding glycosyltransferase family 4 protein, giving the protein MGIDDVHVPAVSGPRGGGDVTDSVASTRVLHLDHTAAAGGAELALVRMLAVEPPWNPYILTPPTGGGVFDRLDGTVPRGTTGIRQPAGVSSGGRGATIAAAWRLFVQAAATRTHREYRQAGLIDANSARAAAYGALASRGSRKPFVVHLRDTVDAVALGNAGYALMSRVVLPRADGVVANSRMTLETAMPFLRSEAVTAVIPSASGLCPVSADPGAREPGPLRIGMLARIDPWKGQALLIEAFAAAAADDAVLEIAGSAPFGHERHADELRELAERLGVADRVVMLGHVDDIGTLLVRWDVAVQYSTRPEPLGQNVLQYLAAGRAVVVADEGGPVEWVDDGVNGLRVPPRDTVALADALRRLAADPALRRRLATSAATTRGLLTDAEVAAAHGRFYADVLRRH; this is encoded by the coding sequence ATGGGCATCGACGACGTGCACGTGCCCGCCGTCTCGGGCCCGCGTGGCGGAGGCGACGTGACCGACTCGGTCGCGTCCACCCGAGTGCTCCACCTGGACCACACGGCGGCGGCCGGGGGTGCGGAGCTCGCGCTCGTGCGCATGCTGGCTGTCGAGCCGCCCTGGAACCCTTACATCCTCACTCCGCCCACCGGCGGCGGCGTCTTCGATCGGCTGGACGGCACGGTGCCCCGCGGGACAACCGGCATCCGGCAGCCCGCCGGCGTCTCCTCCGGGGGGCGGGGCGCGACGATCGCGGCGGCATGGCGCCTCTTCGTGCAGGCGGCTGCGACCCGCACGCACCGCGAGTACCGGCAGGCGGGGCTGATCGACGCGAACAGCGCCCGGGCGGCGGCCTACGGCGCGCTGGCTTCGCGCGGCTCTCGTAAACCCTTCGTGGTGCATCTGCGCGACACCGTCGATGCCGTCGCCCTCGGGAACGCCGGCTATGCGCTCATGAGCCGCGTGGTGCTCCCACGGGCGGACGGCGTCGTGGCCAACTCGAGGATGACCTTGGAGACGGCGATGCCGTTCCTCCGATCCGAAGCCGTGACCGCCGTCATCCCGAGTGCCTCCGGATTATGCCCCGTGTCGGCGGATCCCGGGGCGCGTGAGCCGGGTCCGCTGCGGATAGGCATGCTCGCCCGCATCGACCCTTGGAAGGGGCAGGCTCTGCTGATCGAAGCGTTCGCGGCTGCGGCGGCCGACGACGCCGTGCTCGAGATCGCCGGGTCCGCGCCGTTCGGGCATGAGCGACACGCGGATGAGCTGCGCGAACTCGCAGAGCGGCTCGGGGTCGCCGATCGCGTGGTCATGCTCGGCCATGTGGACGACATCGGCACCCTCCTCGTGCGCTGGGACGTCGCGGTGCAGTACTCCACCCGTCCGGAACCGCTCGGGCAGAACGTGCTGCAGTACCTTGCGGCCGGTCGCGCCGTCGTGGTCGCCGACGAAGGGGGGCCCGTGGAGTGGGTGGACGACGGCGTCAACGGTCTGCGAGTCCCTCCGCGTGACACGGTGGCGCTCGCTGACGCCTTGCGCCGGCTCGCGGCGGATCCGGCGCTCCGGCGGCGCCTCGCCACCTCAGCCGCCACGACGCGTGGGCTGCTCACCGACGCCGAGGTGGCGGCCGCGCACGGGCGCTTCTACGCCGACGTCCTGCGCCGTCACTGA
- a CDS encoding glycosyltransferase: MTDLVVVSLEAWDEVWRRNQHLLSRLLERDPQLRVLFVEPAADPLHDLASKRRPARGFRPVAAGFDGRLLRFRPMKLLPRRLDRRADRRLAHAVRRAAEKATMTRPLLWLNDPRAADVARSAHWPTLYDITDDWLAADRPPAELDRLRRGEEWLLDNAAAVVACSHELVRRKTPVRADIELIPNAVDVAAYRSAKPRPADLAAVAAVYAGTLHRDRLDVDLCIATARALAGRGSVVLVGPDALEAVDTARLRAGGVVVLGARRRDDVIAYLQHADVLLVPHVVDSFTDSLDPIKLYEYAAVGRPVVATPVAGFRDAADPRVRLAEASAFPTVVTSLLPSWSRFPDGADGPSPDWNDRAIAMRAVIERMRPD; encoded by the coding sequence ATGACCGACCTGGTGGTGGTGTCGCTCGAGGCGTGGGACGAGGTGTGGCGCCGCAACCAGCACCTCCTCTCGCGTCTGCTGGAGCGCGACCCGCAGCTGCGGGTGCTGTTCGTCGAACCCGCCGCCGATCCGCTGCACGACCTCGCGTCGAAGCGGCGGCCCGCCCGCGGGTTCCGACCGGTCGCGGCCGGATTCGACGGCCGGCTGCTCCGCTTCCGCCCGATGAAGCTGCTGCCCCGTCGCCTCGACCGGCGCGCGGATCGCCGCCTCGCCCACGCGGTGCGAAGGGCCGCCGAGAAGGCGACGATGACGAGGCCGCTGCTCTGGCTCAACGATCCGCGTGCCGCAGACGTCGCCCGGTCCGCCCATTGGCCGACCCTTTACGACATCACCGACGACTGGCTCGCCGCCGACCGGCCGCCGGCAGAGCTCGATCGCCTCCGTCGCGGCGAGGAATGGCTGCTGGACAATGCAGCCGCCGTCGTCGCCTGCTCGCACGAGCTCGTTCGCCGCAAGACGCCCGTCAGGGCGGACATCGAGCTGATCCCGAACGCCGTCGACGTCGCGGCGTACCGGTCGGCGAAGCCGAGGCCGGCCGACCTCGCCGCCGTCGCCGCCGTCTACGCCGGCACGCTGCACCGCGACCGGCTCGATGTCGACCTCTGCATCGCGACCGCCCGGGCGCTCGCGGGGCGCGGAAGCGTCGTGCTGGTCGGGCCCGATGCGTTGGAAGCCGTCGACACGGCGCGGTTGCGTGCCGGCGGCGTCGTGGTGCTCGGGGCCCGCCGCCGAGACGACGTGATCGCCTATCTGCAGCACGCCGATGTGCTGCTGGTTCCCCACGTGGTCGACTCATTCACCGACAGCCTGGATCCCATCAAGCTGTACGAGTACGCGGCGGTCGGCCGTCCAGTGGTGGCGACGCCGGTGGCGGGTTTCCGGGATGCCGCCGACCCGCGTGTCCGCCTGGCGGAGGCGTCCGCGTTCCCGACCGTCGTCACTTCGCTTCTGCCCTCGTGGAGCCGCTTCCCGGACGGCGCGGATGGCCCGTCGCCCGACTGGAACGACCGCGCCATCGCGATGCGCGCCGTCATCGAGCGGATGCGCCCTGACTGA
- a CDS encoding ATP-dependent Clp protease ATP-binding subunit, with protein MFERFTDRARRVVVLAQEEAKMLNHNYIGTEHILLGLIHEGEGVAAKALESLGISLDAVREQVQDIIGQGQQQPTGHIPFTPRAKKVLELSLREALQLGHNYIGTEHILLGLIREGEGVAAQVLVKLGADLNKVRQQVIQLLSGYQGKEPAGVASGAGEQTQGTTQGGSQVLDQFGRNLTQAARDNKLDPVIGREKEIERVMQILSRRSKNNPVLIGEPGVGKTAVVEGLAQAIVKGDVPETLKDKQLYSLDLGSLIAGSRYRGDFEERLKKVTKEIRTRGDIIVFIDEIHTLVGAGAAEGAIDAASILKPLLARGELQTIGATTLDEYRKHFEKDAALERRFQPIQVAEPSLPHAINILKGLRDRYEAHHKVQITDGAIVAAANLADRYISDRFLPDKAIDLIDEAGARLRLSILSSPPELREFDDKIAKVREDKERASEDQDFEKAAGLRDEEKSLLAERLRLEKQWRSGDVATHAVVDEGLIAEVLAQATGIPVFKLTEEESSRLVFMEKALHQRVIGQEEAIAALSKTIRRQRAGLKDPKRPSGSFIFAGPTGVGKTELAKALAEFLFDDEAALIALDMSEFGEKHTVSRLFGAPPGFVGFEEGGQLTEKVRRKPFSVVLFDEIEKAHPDIFNSLLQILEEGRLTDGQGRMIDFKNTVIIMTTNLGSSAIAGGPVGFQVEGNSGTTYERMKGKVNEELKRNFKPEFLNRVDDIIVFPQLDKDELRQIVGLFTKRLGERLLDRDMTIELSDAAKDKLIEIGFDPALGARPLRRAMQREVEDRLSEKILHGELDPGDHVKVDVENGEFSFEHGPRGEKVAVGVVHNGEITATPDLAANA; from the coding sequence ATGTTCGAGAGATTCACGGACCGTGCCCGTCGTGTCGTCGTCCTCGCCCAAGAAGAGGCGAAGATGCTGAACCACAACTACATCGGCACCGAGCACATCCTGCTCGGTCTCATCCACGAGGGTGAGGGCGTCGCCGCCAAGGCCCTCGAGAGCCTCGGCATCTCGCTCGACGCCGTGCGCGAGCAGGTGCAGGACATCATCGGCCAGGGTCAGCAGCAGCCGACCGGCCACATCCCCTTCACGCCGCGCGCCAAGAAGGTGCTCGAGCTTTCGCTGCGCGAAGCGCTGCAGCTCGGTCACAACTACATCGGCACCGAGCACATCCTCCTCGGCCTCATCCGCGAGGGCGAGGGTGTCGCCGCCCAGGTTCTGGTGAAGCTCGGCGCCGACCTCAACAAGGTCCGCCAGCAGGTCATCCAGCTGCTGTCGGGCTACCAGGGCAAGGAGCCCGCCGGCGTCGCCAGCGGCGCGGGCGAGCAGACTCAGGGCACCACCCAGGGAGGTTCGCAGGTGCTCGATCAGTTCGGCCGCAACCTCACGCAGGCGGCGCGCGACAACAAGCTCGACCCGGTGATCGGGCGCGAGAAGGAGATCGAGCGCGTCATGCAGATCCTGTCGCGCCGCTCCAAGAACAACCCTGTGCTCATCGGCGAGCCCGGCGTCGGAAAGACGGCGGTCGTCGAGGGCCTCGCTCAGGCGATCGTCAAGGGCGACGTGCCCGAGACGCTGAAGGACAAGCAGCTCTACTCGCTCGACCTCGGCTCGCTCATCGCCGGTTCCCGCTACCGCGGTGACTTCGAGGAGCGCCTGAAGAAGGTCACCAAGGAGATCCGCACGCGCGGCGACATCATCGTCTTCATCGACGAGATCCACACCCTCGTGGGTGCGGGCGCCGCCGAGGGTGCGATCGACGCCGCGTCGATCCTCAAGCCGCTCCTCGCCCGTGGCGAGCTCCAGACCATCGGTGCGACCACGCTGGACGAGTACCGCAAGCACTTCGAGAAGGATGCCGCGCTCGAGCGCCGCTTCCAGCCGATCCAGGTCGCCGAGCCGAGCCTGCCCCACGCGATCAACATCCTGAAGGGGCTGCGCGACCGCTACGAGGCGCACCACAAGGTGCAGATCACGGACGGTGCGATCGTCGCGGCGGCGAACCTCGCCGACCGCTACATCTCGGACCGCTTCCTGCCCGACAAGGCGATCGACCTGATCGACGAGGCCGGCGCACGCCTGCGCCTGTCGATCCTGTCGAGCCCGCCCGAGCTGCGCGAGTTCGACGACAAGATCGCCAAGGTCCGTGAAGACAAGGAGCGCGCCTCCGAGGACCAGGACTTCGAGAAGGCCGCGGGCCTCCGCGACGAGGAGAAGTCCCTCCTCGCCGAGCGCCTGCGCCTCGAGAAGCAGTGGCGTTCCGGCGACGTCGCGACCCACGCGGTCGTCGACGAAGGCCTGATCGCCGAAGTCCTCGCCCAGGCCACCGGCATCCCGGTCTTCAAGCTGACCGAGGAGGAGTCGAGCCGACTCGTCTTCATGGAGAAGGCGCTGCACCAGCGCGTCATCGGCCAGGAAGAGGCGATCGCCGCCCTGTCGAAGACCATCCGCCGCCAGCGCGCGGGCCTCAAGGACCCGAAGCGCCCGTCGGGCTCGTTCATCTTCGCCGGGCCCACAGGCGTCGGAAAGACCGAGCTCGCCAAGGCGCTCGCCGAGTTCCTCTTCGACGACGAGGCCGCGCTGATCGCCCTCGACATGTCGGAGTTCGGCGAGAAGCACACGGTCTCGCGCCTGTTCGGTGCCCCTCCCGGGTTCGTCGGCTTCGAAGAGGGCGGGCAGCTCACCGAGAAGGTGCGCCGCAAGCCGTTCTCGGTCGTGCTCTTCGACGAGATCGAGAAGGCCCACCCCGACATCTTCAACTCACTCCTGCAGATCCTCGAAGAGGGTCGCCTGACCGACGGTCAGGGTCGCATGATCGACTTCAAGAACACGGTGATCATCATGACGACGAACCTCGGTTCGTCGGCGATCGCCGGGGGTCCGGTCGGCTTCCAGGTCGAGGGCAACAGCGGTACGACCTACGAGCGGATGAAGGGCAAGGTCAACGAGGAGCTCAAGCGCAACTTCAAGCCCGAGTTCCTCAACCGCGTGGACGACATCATCGTCTTCCCGCAGCTCGACAAGGACGAGCTGCGCCAGATCGTGGGGCTGTTCACCAAGCGCCTCGGCGAGCGCCTGCTCGACCGCGACATGACCATCGAGCTGTCGGATGCCGCGAAGGACAAGCTGATCGAGATCGGCTTCGACCCCGCGCTCGGCGCCCGTCCGCTGCGTCGCGCCATGCAGCGTGAGGTCGAGGACCGCCTGTCGGAGAAGATCCTGCACGGCGAGCTCGACCCGGGCGACCACGTGAAGGTCGACGTCGAGAACGGCGAGTTCTCCTTCGAGCACGGCCCGCGCGGCGAGAAGGTCGCGGTGGGCGTCGTCCACAACGGCGAGATCACCGCCACCCCGGACCTCGCTGCCAACGCGTAA
- a CDS encoding glycosyltransferase: MRVLRISHSAAVADWRGRERGLRARGLHIDLLSARRWHAGGAETDLTLDAGEQAVAVDTWGRHPALFVYDPRPLWRVLGGTYDVIDVHEEPFALATAEVLLLRRLRRNRAPVVLYTAQNLHKRYPPPFRWFERHALRRASGVSACNTEAARIAENKGFPGRARVIPLGVDLGRYAPQPEAPEHRDTIVVGFLGRLVAEKGLQTLLDAAALEPRLRLRIAGAGPLAAELRAAAAARGLADRVDLVGPIDPDAVPAFYTTLHVLAVPSVPRPGWTEQFGRVAVEAMASGIPVVSSDAGALPDVVGGAGLVVPAGDAGALARALVEASTTRARELREAGLARAAECSWDAVAHAYSDLYRSVTSRDEPAPAGEAAAMPRAAVASADGDGMRPAERRPLEIVVVAFGAPDLLRRALEPVRGLPVTVVDNSSLPEIAALCEALGVRYLDPGRNGGFAAGVNVALRDRLVPGADVLLLNPDAVISADAIAVLHDALAADPGLASVAPVQTDDGGRPARVAWPFPSPGNAWLEAVGLGRWQCGARYVIGSVLLLRAEALDQVGEFDERFFLYAEETDWAYRAHLLGWRHAVVEEARALHEGAATSTDPRRREAHFFASQERFYRKHYGAAGWQAARAAVWLGAAVRSVLLRGERASAARRRAATFRGGPVRAEAGLDATPVS, translated from the coding sequence GTGCGCGTCTTGCGGATCTCGCACAGCGCGGCCGTCGCCGACTGGCGCGGCCGGGAGCGGGGCCTGCGTGCCCGCGGCCTTCACATCGACCTCCTCAGCGCTCGCCGCTGGCATGCGGGCGGCGCCGAGACCGACCTGACGCTCGACGCGGGCGAGCAGGCGGTCGCCGTGGACACATGGGGGCGGCATCCTGCCCTCTTCGTCTACGACCCGCGCCCCCTCTGGCGGGTGCTGGGAGGCACCTACGACGTGATCGATGTGCACGAGGAGCCCTTCGCCCTCGCGACGGCGGAAGTGCTGCTGCTGCGCCGCCTGCGGCGCAATCGGGCGCCGGTGGTGCTCTACACGGCCCAGAATCTGCACAAGCGCTACCCGCCGCCTTTCCGCTGGTTCGAGCGGCATGCACTGCGCCGCGCGAGCGGCGTCTCGGCCTGCAACACCGAGGCCGCGCGCATCGCGGAGAACAAGGGGTTCCCGGGTCGCGCCCGGGTGATCCCCCTCGGCGTCGACCTCGGCAGGTACGCTCCGCAGCCCGAGGCGCCCGAGCACCGCGACACCATCGTCGTCGGGTTCCTCGGCCGACTCGTCGCCGAGAAGGGGCTGCAGACCCTCCTCGACGCCGCCGCGCTCGAGCCCCGACTGCGGCTCCGGATCGCGGGCGCCGGCCCTCTGGCCGCGGAGCTCCGCGCCGCAGCGGCGGCCCGCGGTCTGGCCGACCGCGTCGACCTCGTGGGCCCGATCGATCCCGACGCGGTGCCGGCGTTCTACACGACCCTCCACGTCCTCGCCGTGCCGTCCGTTCCCCGCCCGGGCTGGACGGAGCAGTTCGGCCGCGTCGCCGTCGAGGCCATGGCGTCGGGGATCCCGGTCGTCTCGAGCGACGCCGGCGCACTTCCCGATGTCGTCGGCGGTGCGGGCCTCGTGGTGCCCGCGGGTGACGCGGGCGCCCTGGCACGCGCTCTCGTGGAGGCGTCGACCACCCGCGCTCGCGAGCTTCGCGAGGCTGGGCTGGCGCGGGCGGCCGAGTGCTCCTGGGATGCCGTCGCCCACGCGTACTCGGACCTCTATCGCAGCGTCACCAGCCGCGATGAGCCTGCGCCGGCCGGGGAGGCCGCGGCCATGCCGCGTGCGGCCGTGGCCAGTGCCGACGGGGACGGGATGCGGCCCGCCGAGCGCCGACCGCTCGAGATCGTCGTGGTGGCGTTCGGCGCACCGGACCTGCTGCGCCGGGCCCTCGAGCCGGTGCGAGGGCTCCCGGTCACCGTCGTCGACAACTCGTCACTGCCCGAGATCGCCGCCCTGTGTGAGGCGCTGGGAGTGCGCTACCTCGACCCCGGCCGCAACGGCGGTTTCGCGGCCGGAGTGAACGTCGCCCTCCGGGATCGGCTCGTTCCCGGCGCCGATGTGCTGCTGCTGAATCCGGATGCCGTCATCTCGGCGGACGCCATCGCCGTGCTCCACGACGCGTTGGCCGCCGACCCAGGCCTCGCGTCGGTCGCACCCGTGCAGACCGACGACGGTGGGCGCCCCGCACGGGTGGCGTGGCCGTTCCCGAGCCCGGGGAACGCCTGGCTCGAGGCCGTCGGGCTCGGGCGTTGGCAGTGCGGGGCGCGCTACGTGATCGGCTCGGTGCTGCTGCTCCGCGCCGAGGCGCTGGATCAGGTCGGCGAGTTCGATGAGCGCTTCTTCCTCTACGCGGAGGAGACCGACTGGGCCTATCGGGCACACCTGCTCGGATGGCGCCATGCGGTGGTCGAGGAAGCACGCGCCCTGCACGAGGGCGCCGCGACCAGCACCGATCCCCGCCGCCGGGAGGCTCACTTCTTCGCCTCGCAGGAGCGGTTCTACCGCAAGCACTACGGCGCCGCAGGATGGCAGGCAGCCCGCGCCGCGGTGTGGCTCGGGGCGGCGGTGCGGTCGGTCCTGCTGCGGGGAGAGCGCGCGTCGGCGGCGAGGAGACGCGCCGCGACCTTCCGGGGCGGCCCCGTGCGCGCGGAGGCCGGACTCGACGCGACGCCTGTCAGCTGA
- a CDS encoding helix-turn-helix transcriptional regulator produces MSPAEDEGPSGVHCRLDELLAERGMTLTRLSELVGVSVVNLSILKNDRARAIRYSTLSAICRALDCEIGDLLVRAD; encoded by the coding sequence ATGAGTCCCGCCGAGGACGAGGGCCCGTCGGGGGTGCACTGCCGGCTCGACGAGCTCCTGGCCGAGCGCGGCATGACCCTCACCCGCCTGTCGGAGCTCGTCGGCGTCTCGGTCGTGAACCTCTCCATCCTGAAGAACGACCGCGCGCGTGCCATCCGCTACTCGACGCTGTCGGCGATCTGCCGGGCCCTCGACTGCGAGATCGGGGACCTGTTGGTACGTGCGGATTGA
- a CDS encoding MauE/DoxX family redox-associated membrane protein: MIAALTVTLPFILTGVFVASAVAKLRTPDDLVGWAELGVPKALRKQWLLRLHPWAEIALGAALLLLGGWLGLLAALVAVALMAAYLWLVVRAKGKSDDASCACFGSKRRITRVTVIRNVWLLVLAVAAAAVIWMAPLLGGALAVAVSGWWMPVVGAAAAAVTAALVLWPDERPTAAAAPVVESAPDIAAPGDGELDYVRTRTPAVPVVLADGTRVNLRELTRSKPILMLAVSGTCGSCSVVIDKARAWRTLLPEVDVRLLFTHAHDNGRLKELTEPQSLHDVDRLVSRSIKDWAVPTAVLFGIDGMLAGGPVTGVGDIDDFVDDIYESLNGHRPA, translated from the coding sequence GTGATCGCCGCCCTCACTGTCACCCTGCCCTTCATCCTCACGGGGGTCTTCGTGGCCAGTGCTGTGGCGAAACTGCGCACGCCCGACGATCTCGTCGGGTGGGCCGAGCTCGGGGTACCGAAGGCATTGCGCAAGCAATGGCTCCTCCGACTGCATCCGTGGGCCGAGATCGCGCTCGGCGCTGCGCTGTTGCTGCTGGGCGGATGGCTCGGATTGCTCGCAGCGCTCGTCGCAGTGGCGCTGATGGCCGCCTATCTGTGGCTCGTCGTCCGGGCGAAGGGCAAGTCGGACGACGCGTCCTGTGCGTGCTTCGGATCGAAGCGCCGGATCACCCGCGTCACGGTCATCCGCAACGTCTGGCTCCTGGTCCTCGCTGTGGCTGCGGCCGCGGTCATCTGGATGGCTCCCCTGCTGGGTGGTGCGCTCGCCGTCGCGGTCTCGGGATGGTGGATGCCGGTCGTCGGCGCGGCGGCGGCGGCAGTGACGGCGGCGCTTGTGCTGTGGCCCGACGAGCGCCCGACCGCTGCTGCGGCGCCGGTCGTCGAGTCGGCGCCGGACATCGCGGCACCCGGCGACGGCGAGCTGGACTACGTCCGCACGCGCACGCCGGCGGTCCCTGTCGTGCTCGCGGACGGGACGCGCGTCAATCTGCGCGAGCTCACCCGCTCGAAGCCGATCCTCATGCTGGCGGTCTCGGGCACCTGCGGCTCCTGCAGCGTCGTCATCGACAAGGCGCGGGCGTGGCGAACACTGCTCCCCGAGGTCGACGTGCGCCTCCTGTTCACGCATGCGCACGACAACGGTCGCCTGAAGGAGCTCACCGAGCCGCAGTCCCTGCATGACGTGGATCGTCTGGTGAGCCGTTCGATCAAGGACTGGGCCGTGCCCACCGCCGTCCTCTTCGGCATCGACGGCATGCTCGCGGGCGGTCCCGTCACCGGCGTCGGCGACATCGACGACTTCGTCGACGACATCTACGAGAGCCTGAACGGACACCGCCCGGCCTGA